One window of Oncorhynchus masou masou isolate Uvic2021 chromosome 28, UVic_Omas_1.1, whole genome shotgun sequence genomic DNA carries:
- the LOC135518048 gene encoding protein SLC31A2-like, with translation MSMTFEAGSRVTLLFDFWDVRGPAGMVLSVFVVLLLTVFYELLKVWKVQLGKPLEQPTQPAFPRPFPPPLHSSDCQGSSAVIASSLSESSLASTEQAVPTPSPMNRWRLHGIQTAMHILQVTLGYILMLCVMSYNTWIFLGVILGSVLGYFIWFPLLSQI, from the exons ATGTCG ATGACCTTCGAGGCAGGGAGTAGAGTGACGCTGCTGTTTGACTTCTGGGATGTGCGCGGACCCGCAG GGATGGTGCTGTCTGTCTTTGTGGTCCTCCTGTTGACTGTGTTCTACGAGCTGCTGAAGGTGTGGAAGGTCCAGCTGGGAAAGCCCTTAGAGCAGCCCACTCAGCCAGCCTTCCCACGGcctttcccccctcccctccactcctcagaCTGCCAGGGAAGCAGCGCTGTGATTGCCAGTAGCCTCTCAGAGTCTTCTCTGGCCTCCACGGAACAGGCTGTTCCCACTCCCTCCCCCATGAACAG ATGGCGTCTCCATGGTATCCAGACAGCCATGCACATCCTGCAGGTGACTCTGGGCTACATACTGATGCTGTGTGTCATGTCCTACAACACCTGGATCTTCCTAGGGGTCATCTTGGGCTCGGTCCTGGGATACTTCATATGGTTCCCACTACTGAGTCAAATCTGA